The following proteins are co-located in the Brevibacillus laterosporus DSM 25 genome:
- a CDS encoding sensor histidine kinase gives MTLKKNLNVMILAILIPVMLLLYVVLIVTLQKNVFTNAVTSFQKLSVEAQIYSINYVEREQSEVTVTLQNGAPLIASYLSKRLGTRTQIIGINSEVLADTQRTAFPNLNLDIVQALDGKKAYIIEKSTSAPVLLFSSPIYVHGKVIGVVRFIHKLEQEDLLISNFNKTFIISCILMFVAVALFAHRFAISLSRPIEKLRDMAQQLSNGKYQCKIELQDYEEIKQLAQSFNVMAHAIELHITELQEEKVKQKDFLDRVTHELKTPLTAIMGYANLIPRLENKQDVKDCLRHISIESERLLALVEELLKTSKYGNSQFSVSPTICDIQPILKEAIFIVQPRLNKYKITIHNHVESVRIVADQDKTKQIFLNLLDNAIKYSDASFLDFHVEIAEHSLTLVIHDDGIGISEELLDQIKHAPPNEALLSSFGNGFGLLLCRELMSKQGGSMDITSDEMTGTTVRLVFPTPAGLEHITN, from the coding sequence ATGACACTTAAAAAAAACTTAAATGTAATGATTCTGGCTATCTTAATTCCTGTCATGCTCTTGTTGTACGTTGTCTTGATTGTTACGTTACAGAAAAATGTTTTTACAAATGCTGTTACCTCTTTCCAGAAGCTAAGTGTAGAGGCACAAATCTATAGCATTAACTATGTAGAGAGAGAACAATCAGAGGTCACTGTTACTTTGCAGAATGGTGCCCCCCTAATCGCTTCTTATTTGTCTAAACGCTTAGGGACTCGTACACAAATCATCGGTATAAATAGTGAAGTACTAGCTGATACACAACGAACAGCTTTTCCAAACTTAAATCTCGATATCGTTCAAGCATTAGATGGTAAAAAAGCATACATCATAGAAAAGTCCACATCAGCACCCGTATTGCTATTCTCTAGTCCGATTTATGTACACGGAAAAGTAATAGGTGTGGTTCGCTTTATTCATAAGCTTGAACAAGAAGACTTATTAATTAGCAACTTCAATAAAACATTTATTATTTCTTGTATTCTCATGTTTGTTGCTGTGGCGCTCTTTGCCCATAGATTTGCGATTTCTTTGAGTAGACCGATTGAGAAATTACGCGACATGGCCCAACAATTATCAAATGGAAAATACCAATGTAAAATCGAGCTACAGGACTATGAAGAGATTAAACAGCTTGCCCAATCGTTTAATGTGATGGCCCATGCGATTGAGCTACACATAACTGAGCTTCAGGAGGAAAAGGTAAAACAAAAGGATTTTTTGGATCGGGTCACCCATGAATTGAAGACACCGCTTACTGCCATTATGGGATACGCCAACTTGATTCCTCGATTAGAAAATAAACAAGACGTGAAGGATTGTCTGAGGCACATCTCTATCGAAAGCGAACGGCTACTCGCACTGGTGGAAGAATTGCTCAAAACCTCTAAGTATGGAAACAGTCAGTTTAGCGTCTCACCCACGATATGCGATATTCAACCGATTTTAAAAGAAGCCATTTTTATCGTCCAGCCAAGATTGAATAAATACAAGATCACGATTCATAATCATGTCGAGTCTGTAAGAATAGTAGCTGATCAGGATAAAACAAAGCAGATTTTTTTAAACCTATTAGATAATGCGATCAAGTATAGTGACGCTTCCTTCCTTGATTTTCATGTAGAAATAGCTGAACACAGCTTAACCCTTGTCATACACGATGATGGTATTGGAATCAGTGAGGAATTGCTCGACCAAATAAAACATGCTCCACCAAATGAAGCCCTTCTGTCTAGTTTCGGCAACGGATTCGGTTTATTACTATGCCGGGAACTTATGTCAAAACAGGGCGGAAGCATGGATATTACTTCTGATGAAATGACCGGTACGACAGTGCGTTTAGTTTTCCCTACTCCAGCCGGATTGGAACATATTACTAATTGA
- a CDS encoding DUF3919 family protein, producing MKKILRPALLFIIMLLLLSSLGYSLQESLYRKVVVIEDKNEVLKKVSDSLPVEAIINHEKWGVVNITDEVLLYSIISYIDLIKKENDPLVVSGDKRVTMFSGKIRYLNGVEHSFQLENAFTFDELTYGQQHDTPILSAFRTHLLRLFYSSNQFADFTQKAKDVFVKKTVADSGERIHEKVFLIEKLRQAYEIKDTSEIQQLTFQKQQPLGIITVYKNGKQKSNDRNDILNFIVYEKYFIVQYLGDDNGNSIYMTGRLAELL from the coding sequence ATGAAAAAAATATTAAGACCAGCTTTACTTTTCATCATAATGCTTTTACTTTTATCTTCCCTTGGCTACTCATTGCAAGAAAGTCTATATCGTAAAGTAGTCGTGATAGAAGATAAAAATGAAGTGTTGAAAAAAGTAAGCGATTCCTTACCTGTGGAAGCTATCATTAACCACGAAAAATGGGGAGTCGTAAACATTACTGATGAGGTTTTGCTATACTCAATCATTTCTTATATTGATCTCATTAAAAAAGAAAATGATCCGCTCGTTGTTTCAGGAGATAAGAGGGTGACTATGTTTTCTGGCAAGATTCGTTACCTTAATGGGGTTGAGCATTCATTTCAGTTAGAAAATGCTTTTACCTTCGATGAGCTAACGTATGGTCAGCAACATGATACTCCTATTTTATCCGCTTTTCGGACACACTTGCTTCGCTTGTTCTATTCATCGAACCAGTTTGCTGATTTTACACAAAAGGCCAAAGACGTTTTTGTCAAAAAAACGGTTGCCGATTCTGGTGAACGCATTCATGAAAAGGTTTTCTTAATAGAAAAACTAAGGCAAGCGTACGAGATTAAAGATACGTCCGAGATTCAGCAGCTCACCTTCCAGAAACAGCAGCCGCTCGGTATCATCACCGTCTATAAGAATGGAAAACAGAAAAGTAATGACCGCAACGATATTCTAAATTTTATCGTTTATGAGAAATACTTTATTGTCCAGTATTTAGGCGATGATAATGGAAATTCCATTTATATGACAGGGCGTTTAGCAGAACTCTTATAA
- a CDS encoding ABC transporter substrate-binding protein gives MKKHLFFFLLVSICSLLLVSCSKEANPITYDNHGIPRLKGHHLVAYVASREEVGNALLSSFCQETGCTYEFMRLSTEDILRRVSQEKNNPQADLVIGGTVDAHITMKNEKLSESVISKNGSLIPLETKDEDGYWYGYEIEQLSIAINTDRWHKEIEPLGLPFPTKWDDLLHPIYKNQIVMSNPNYSGTAYTFILSLFETLGEKQAIDYITRLHPNIAALTVNGYMPAQLVSSGEYLIGINFLGDQRKLREAGFPLISIVPEDTGLAVNALSKIKHAPNGLVADLFIDYSLSKQAAKVLERVSYGIPTVQQDKMNRLNMDVIQIHESMKWHDTIIKLWNKLRDTKQPQGE, from the coding sequence ATGAAGAAACATTTATTCTTTTTCTTGCTAGTAAGTATTTGTTCTTTATTACTTGTTAGTTGTTCCAAAGAAGCGAATCCTATTACCTATGATAATCATGGAATTCCTCGTTTAAAAGGACATCACCTTGTTGCCTATGTTGCTTCTCGTGAAGAAGTAGGAAATGCGTTGCTATCATCCTTTTGCCAAGAAACCGGCTGTACGTACGAATTCATGCGTCTATCTACAGAAGATATTCTGCGCCGGGTCTCACAGGAGAAAAATAATCCTCAAGCTGATTTAGTTATCGGCGGCACGGTCGACGCTCATATCACAATGAAAAATGAGAAGCTGTCAGAGTCTGTTATCAGCAAAAACGGCTCCCTCATCCCCTTGGAAACAAAGGATGAGGATGGTTACTGGTACGGCTATGAGATCGAACAATTATCCATAGCTATTAACACAGACCGCTGGCACAAAGAGATTGAACCGTTAGGACTTCCATTCCCGACAAAATGGGACGATTTGTTACATCCTATCTATAAGAACCAAATCGTGATGTCTAACCCTAACTACTCCGGCACGGCCTACACGTTTATTTTATCCTTGTTTGAAACATTGGGTGAAAAGCAAGCAATCGACTATATTACGCGGTTACATCCAAATATTGCTGCTCTAACTGTAAACGGCTACATGCCTGCTCAGTTAGTTAGTTCTGGAGAGTATTTAATTGGAATTAACTTTCTAGGAGATCAGCGAAAGCTACGCGAAGCTGGCTTCCCTCTGATCAGCATTGTCCCTGAAGATACAGGATTAGCTGTCAATGCTCTCTCTAAGATTAAGCATGCACCAAACGGACTTGTTGCTGATTTATTTATCGATTATTCGTTGTCCAAACAAGCAGCAAAGGTATTAGAGCGTGTATCATACGGAATTCCTACCGTGCAACAAGATAAGATGAATAGGCTGAATATGGATGTTATACAGATTCATGAGTCTATGAAATGGCATGATACCATCATCAAACTTTGGAACAAATTACGAGATACAAAACAACCTCAAGGAGAATGA
- a CDS encoding MFS transporter has protein sequence MFGWLKQAPAAPRLPEHMIAKMYKIFRIRTLIGIFIGYAGYYLVRSNFALSTTYLKNDFGFSTTQIGLLSSVMAITYGVSKFFMGNLADKAHTQRFIAFGLLLSALANICFGFTSSFGLFIVLLFMNGMFQGMGAPPCSIVMAKWFSKKERGTKMGIWNCSHNIGGGIIAPIVGVGLGIFGTHFWQAGVYLFPAALAILIAIFVWFCGKDTPQACGLPPIDEYRNDYDDVKDESNGTDLSPKEILMKYVVKNKFVWFLCCANAFVYLIRFGVLNWVPLYLTDVKDFTQAQSHMAYAAFEWAAIPSSLLVGWLSDRVFKGNRMPLCIISMVGVVLATLVYWKSSNVIAISLAVSVIGCLIYVPQFLIGLSAIDFVPKFAVGTAVGMTGLFGYVGGSFVANAVIGFLVDTSGWDGGFMLMLAGGVVASVFLILIQMGQKKQKEKLA, from the coding sequence ATGTTTGGATGGTTAAAGCAAGCTCCAGCTGCACCTCGTCTACCTGAACATATGATCGCTAAAATGTACAAGATCTTCCGTATCCGTACATTGATCGGAATTTTCATCGGTTATGCTGGTTATTATTTAGTTCGTAGTAACTTCGCACTATCTACAACCTACTTAAAAAATGACTTTGGTTTTAGTACGACTCAAATTGGTCTATTAAGCTCTGTTATGGCCATTACCTATGGCGTAAGTAAATTCTTTATGGGTAACTTGGCAGACAAAGCTCATACACAACGCTTTATTGCATTTGGTTTATTGTTATCTGCTTTGGCTAACATTTGTTTTGGTTTCACCTCTAGCTTTGGTCTATTTATCGTTCTATTGTTCATGAATGGTATGTTCCAAGGTATGGGTGCTCCTCCGTGCAGTATCGTAATGGCAAAATGGTTCTCCAAGAAAGAACGCGGAACAAAAATGGGTATCTGGAATTGCTCTCATAACATTGGTGGCGGTATCATCGCTCCAATCGTTGGTGTTGGTTTAGGTATTTTCGGTACACATTTCTGGCAAGCAGGTGTATACCTCTTCCCAGCTGCTCTTGCTATTCTCATTGCCATTTTTGTATGGTTCTGCGGTAAAGATACACCTCAGGCTTGCGGACTTCCTCCAATTGACGAGTATCGTAATGACTATGATGATGTAAAAGATGAATCAAATGGCACTGATCTATCTCCTAAAGAGATTTTGATGAAATATGTTGTGAAAAACAAATTTGTTTGGTTCCTATGTTGTGCTAACGCATTTGTTTACTTAATTCGTTTCGGTGTATTGAACTGGGTTCCTCTATATCTAACTGATGTAAAAGACTTTACTCAAGCACAATCTCATATGGCGTATGCAGCGTTTGAATGGGCTGCTATCCCAAGCTCTCTACTTGTTGGGTGGTTGAGCGACCGTGTGTTTAAAGGTAATCGTATGCCACTATGTATCATTAGTATGGTAGGTGTTGTTCTTGCAACATTGGTATATTGGAAATCTTCCAACGTTATAGCAATCAGTCTTGCGGTATCTGTTATCGGTTGTTTAATCTATGTACCACAATTCCTTATCGGGCTATCAGCAATTGACTTTGTACCAAAGTTCGCTGTAGGTACAGCCGTAGGTATGACAGGATTGTTCGGTTATGTAGGTGGTAGCTTCGTAGCTAATGCCGTAATCGGATTTTTAGTTGACACTTCTGGTTGGGACGGCGGCTTCATGCTAATGCTAGCTGGGGGTGTTGTAGCTAGTGTCTTCCTGATCCTCATTCAAATGGGGCAAAAGAAGCAAAAAGAAAAACTAGCATAA
- a CDS encoding response regulator — protein MLRFFLIEDDAVVRRMLERLIHESKLGEIIGQASDGIHVSIDQLYGVDVILVDLLMPGMDGIQTIKKLQGEGFNGRFIMVSQVENKEMIGEAYLQGIDTFIQKPINKLEVLSVLKRVADHLSLEASLQSIRKSLQILDIKGKDHINHGNQGTNAMRLGSFEQNHLEQNVRQLLLQLGIAGEAGARDLFSMIQWLATEERGGHLLRDMQLKELYTQVLQRMSDKIDEQILLKEVRAMEQRIRRMVLQAFTHLSSLGLTDYANPTFEHFAPRLFDFKEVRLRMKELEAGEKNTKCRINVRKFLSIFFMEAKK, from the coding sequence GTGCTTCGTTTTTTCCTAATTGAAGATGACGCTGTTGTACGTAGGATGTTGGAGAGACTCATTCATGAAAGTAAGCTAGGTGAAATCATTGGCCAAGCCAGTGATGGTATCCATGTTTCTATTGATCAGTTATATGGTGTAGATGTCATTTTGGTTGACTTATTAATGCCAGGGATGGATGGAATACAGACGATTAAAAAACTACAGGGAGAAGGCTTCAACGGGAGATTTATCATGGTGTCTCAGGTAGAAAACAAAGAAATGATCGGGGAAGCGTACTTACAAGGAATAGATACCTTCATTCAAAAGCCGATTAATAAACTTGAAGTACTTTCTGTATTAAAACGGGTAGCAGACCATCTCTCGTTGGAAGCATCTTTACAATCCATTCGTAAATCACTCCAGATATTAGATATCAAGGGGAAGGATCATATAAATCATGGAAACCAAGGTACAAATGCAATGCGTCTTGGATCATTTGAACAGAACCATCTGGAACAAAATGTACGCCAGCTCTTACTACAGCTAGGGATTGCGGGTGAGGCAGGAGCACGTGATCTTTTCTCGATGATTCAATGGCTGGCTACGGAAGAGCGTGGGGGCCATTTATTGAGGGACATGCAACTAAAGGAGCTATACACACAGGTGTTGCAGAGGATGTCCGATAAGATAGATGAGCAGATACTCTTAAAAGAAGTACGGGCTATGGAACAACGCATTCGCAGAATGGTGTTGCAGGCCTTTACACATCTATCCTCGTTAGGATTAACGGACTATGCCAATCCTACCTTTGAACATTTTGCTCCTCGCTTATTTGATTTCAAAGAGGTGAGATTACGAATGAAGGAGCTTGAAGCCGGAGAAAAGAATACGAAATGTCGCATAAATGTAAGGAAATTTTTATCCATTTTTTTTATGGAAGCAAAAAAATGA
- a CDS encoding sensor histidine kinase, protein MRERLLLLLIIMLATAFFGEMKVNPFGGPFRFSLGIAAFFFGLLWFQSVPVLLTGLLTGAFTMWFRVGLDVVAYGAVWQESLFIHVPSAFYYCSFTLLFQVVRARRYVESPLLLGLIGATVDCASNLVELLVRVISGVAPAISAESILLLLFFGALRSFFAVGLYNSFSIRQVRAIGEVRQQELERLRMINTGLYEETFYLRKSMTQLEEITRESYQLYRQLLSSENTESSRALHIAEHVHEVKKDSQRMLAGLLKIINQKELATQLSISELCGLVIRANQKYAEMMGKQIQFTEKCNVNLSTSQIYELLSVLNNLVANAVEAIPNEGNIELSVGLEEREIIFRVMDNGSGILYEDREWVFELGYTTKYDREGKPSTGIGLTHAKGIIHSLDGTLRIVHESEPITHFELRIPTDQLLREEGACASFFPN, encoded by the coding sequence ATGCGCGAACGTCTTCTGTTATTGCTGATTATTATGCTAGCGACCGCCTTTTTTGGTGAGATGAAGGTGAATCCATTTGGAGGCCCATTTCGGTTTTCTTTAGGGATTGCTGCCTTCTTCTTTGGTTTATTGTGGTTCCAGTCGGTGCCGGTATTGCTGACAGGATTGTTAACTGGTGCTTTTACTATGTGGTTCCGGGTGGGTTTGGACGTTGTGGCATACGGGGCGGTTTGGCAGGAAAGCTTGTTCATTCATGTACCTTCCGCCTTTTATTATTGTAGCTTCACGTTATTGTTTCAAGTAGTGAGAGCACGCCGTTATGTAGAATCTCCCTTGCTGTTAGGATTGATAGGAGCTACTGTAGACTGTGCTTCGAATCTAGTAGAGCTATTAGTACGCGTGATAAGTGGAGTAGCCCCTGCTATTTCGGCGGAAAGTATTTTGCTACTTTTGTTTTTTGGAGCCTTGCGTAGTTTTTTTGCGGTGGGTCTATATAACAGTTTTTCCATTCGACAAGTACGAGCGATAGGAGAAGTTAGACAACAGGAGCTAGAACGGTTGCGAATGATTAACACCGGCTTGTATGAGGAAACCTTTTACCTACGTAAATCCATGACACAACTAGAGGAGATCACCAGAGAGAGCTATCAATTATATCGGCAGCTTTTATCGTCAGAAAATACTGAATCATCTAGAGCATTACACATAGCGGAGCATGTGCATGAGGTAAAAAAGGATTCCCAACGCATGTTGGCCGGGTTGTTAAAAATTATTAATCAAAAGGAATTAGCTACTCAGCTTTCTATATCGGAACTATGTGGACTAGTTATACGCGCAAATCAGAAGTATGCAGAAATGATGGGAAAACAGATACAGTTCACCGAGAAGTGCAATGTCAATCTGTCCACTAGTCAAATCTATGAATTACTTTCTGTGTTAAATAATCTCGTAGCAAATGCAGTAGAGGCAATTCCTAATGAAGGTAACATTGAGCTTTCTGTGGGTTTGGAAGAGAGAGAGATTATTTTCCGCGTCATGGATAACGGGTCAGGTATTTTATATGAAGACCGAGAATGGGTGTTTGAACTAGGCTATACCACAAAGTATGACAGAGAAGGTAAGCCTTCTACAGGCATTGGACTTACGCATGCAAAAGGAATTATTCATAGCTTGGATGGTACGCTTAGGATCGTACATGAATCAGAGCCAATCACGCATTTTGAATTGAGAATACCAACCGATCAATTGCTAAGAGAGGAGGGGGCTTGTGCTTCGTTTTTTCCTAATTGA
- a CDS encoding amino acid ABC transporter permease, producing the protein MDFIGAYSPQYLVFLVEGFGITLKVAFISIVLSFAIAIIIGVLRYSRIPVISQALATVVELIRNLPLLLIIFFTYFALPEVGIKLDKVAAAILALVIFEAAMLSEIVRSGLNSVDKGQIEAARSSGITYSQTLWHVVLPQALRRMVPPIVSQFISLIKDTSLAVVIALPELMNHAQIINGRNVNYVVPTFLMVAVMYFVVNYSLSRVSKRLENKHI; encoded by the coding sequence ATGGATTTTATCGGGGCATACTCTCCTCAGTATCTTGTCTTTTTAGTAGAGGGATTTGGAATTACGCTTAAAGTAGCGTTCATCTCTATTGTTTTAAGCTTTGCTATTGCGATCATTATAGGAGTTTTGCGATATTCTCGGATTCCTGTTATTTCACAGGCACTTGCTACGGTGGTTGAGCTTATTCGTAATTTGCCGCTTCTGTTAATCATTTTTTTCACGTATTTTGCCTTACCAGAGGTTGGTATTAAGCTGGATAAAGTAGCAGCAGCTATCTTAGCACTGGTGATTTTTGAGGCGGCCATGCTATCTGAAATTGTTCGTAGTGGCTTGAATTCGGTTGATAAGGGACAGATAGAAGCAGCACGTTCATCAGGCATAACTTATAGTCAAACACTCTGGCACGTGGTACTTCCGCAAGCCTTACGCCGAATGGTTCCACCTATTGTTAGTCAATTTATCTCATTAATTAAGGATACGTCGCTTGCAGTTGTTATTGCACTACCAGAATTAATGAATCATGCTCAAATTATTAACGGTAGAAACGTTAACTATGTGGTACCCACCTTTTTGATGGTGGCTGTCATGTACTTTGTAGTGAATTATAGCTTGTCACGTGTCTCTAAACGCCTAGAAAATAAACATATATAA
- a CDS encoding amino acid ABC transporter permease — translation MIDFSILIEHSDLFIEGFGNTIKASLLALVGSLLLGTLIAVFCIAPIRPLNWVGEAYVEFIRNIPLLLVVFLFFVGLPALGIVLKPFLAGTLGLTVYTAAFIAETIRAGIMAIPKGQSEAARSSGLTYVQTMRYIILPQAFKVVIPPMGNQFINLVKNSSILGVIAGLDLMYFGDLISAETFVTFDVYIFVAIFYLMITLPLSFLVGYLERRLASHK, via the coding sequence ATGATCGACTTTTCTATTCTTATAGAACACTCAGATCTGTTTATAGAAGGTTTTGGAAATACAATTAAAGCGAGTTTGTTGGCATTAGTAGGAAGCTTGCTATTAGGGACACTTATTGCAGTATTTTGTATCGCACCGATACGCCCCTTAAATTGGGTAGGGGAAGCATATGTAGAATTTATTCGAAATATTCCTCTCCTCCTGGTTGTGTTTTTATTCTTTGTGGGGCTACCTGCATTGGGGATTGTATTAAAACCATTTCTTGCTGGTACTCTGGGGCTTACAGTCTACACTGCGGCGTTCATTGCGGAAACGATACGCGCAGGGATCATGGCTATACCCAAGGGGCAAAGTGAGGCGGCACGTTCATCAGGCCTTACTTATGTACAAACAATGAGGTACATTATCCTGCCGCAGGCTTTTAAAGTTGTAATTCCACCCATGGGAAATCAGTTTATCAATCTGGTGAAGAATTCCTCCATACTTGGGGTTATTGCTGGTCTGGATTTAATGTATTTTGGTGACCTGATATCTGCTGAAACCTTTGTTACATTTGATGTCTATATATTTGTTGCTATTTTTTATCTCATGATAACTCTGCCGTTAAGCTTCCTCGTAGGATATCTAGAGCGACGCTTGGCGAGCCATAAATAA